The bacterium genome contains a region encoding:
- a CDS encoding DUF2177 family protein, whose amino-acid sequence MFKNLFITLLVMLPLDIIWLFLMKNTYDKWLVNFERVVNWPAVLLVYIFIPLGLFWLVISRHIDNGPTTKALIDAFVYGVCAYAVYDLTNLATLKGWSVQMTIVDIIWGGILCLTTAYFALTIIQKIS is encoded by the coding sequence ATGTTTAAAAATTTATTCATCACTCTACTAGTAATGCTTCCATTAGATATTATCTGGCTGTTTTTAATGAAAAATACCTACGACAAATGGCTTGTCAACTTCGAAAGAGTGGTTAACTGGCCTGCTGTTTTACTAGTTTATATATTCATTCCCCTTGGTTTATTTTGGCTTGTAATTAGTAGGCATATAGATAATGGCCCAACAACAAAGGCCTTAATTGATGCATTTGTTTACGGTGTTTGTGCCTATGCAGTTTATGATCTAACAAACCTAGCAACACTTAAAGGCTGGTCTGTTCAAATGACAATAGTCGACATAATCTGGGGAGGTATACTATGTTTAACCACTGCATACTTTGCCTTAACCATAATACAAAAGATTTCTTAA